Sequence from the Bacillus thuringiensis genome:
ATTATCAGATGAAATGGCTATTAAACTTATGAAATATTTCAACTGTAATGATAAAACGCAACAAGGAGTAGACTACTATCAATTTCTACCTGAGATTAAAAAAAGTACGCTAATTGATATAAGTATTTGGTTACATTACGTCATTTTCAATGAAAAATTAGATCGCGATATTGTTTGGAAAAAAAATAAATTGCTCGAAGATGTTTCTTATAAAATCGTAAATCCTGATCTATACATTTCAAAACGTCGCCGGCATGATCCGCAAAATTATGATATATCATTGGAACGTAAATTTTTTTCAGCCATTAAAGAAGGCAATAAAGAAAAAGTCATACAATATGCGTATTCCTTCCCACAAGAAGATGCGGCAATTTCATCCAAAGGAGATCAACTGAGAAACCAAAAAAATAACGGTATTATCGCAATTACACTAGCTGTTCGATATGCGATAGATGGTAATCTTCCATCAGACATTGCTTTTTCACTCGGTACTTTATATATCCAAACAATTGAAAAGCTAGATAACATGTATTCCGTAAATAGATTAATTGAAGATGCATTATGTACTTTTGCAGAACGGGTGAAAGAATATAGTGATCAAGCATATTCTAATTCCATTACTACATGCCTAAATCATATTCACAAACATATTTACGATGAAATAACTCTCAATGACCTTGCTAACCTTTTACATATTTCCCCTACTTATTTATCAAAATTGTTTAAAAAGGAAGTGGGGATTCCTTTAATTGAATACATCCAGAGAGAACGGGTAGAAGAAGCTAAAAAGTTATTAACATTAACGACTTATCCATTATCAGATATTTGTGCCTGGCTTAATTTTAATGATCAAAGCTATTTCACAAGAGTCTTCAAAAAAATTACTAGTATGACGCCTAGACAATATCGTGAAAATCATACTGTGATATAGAAATGCTATTCTTAATAGAAGGTGAGCTAGTTGTCATACTAGCTCACCTTCCTCCAAATTCACCTTAATAAAGTTTGAATCCCATTCAAAAAAGTACAAGAATGACAAATAATTACTATAAATAAGTGAATGAATTTGATAATTTTTTAGTATTAAGCAAATTCAGCTCAAAATCATCCACCATTATTTCGTTCTATACATAAGTTGCTTACGCAATTATAAGTAACAGCTACTTCCATAGTGATTAACCTTCCTATATAGAAAATATATTGTTAGGAGAATAGAAAGCATGAGTAGTACAAATATGTCAAAACCAGCTCCAACGACTATTATGTCTAAGCAATCTGCTGACATGAAAGAATCGCGAAAAGTATCACCATATGATGATAGAGAAAGAATTGAAGATACTTTATTACGTTCATTCATTTCAGAAAAAGAAATATTGATTACTTGTTATAAAGATGGTTATTTCCCTACAAACTATATGACTGTAATTGAATTAAATCCTTTGAAACGTTCTTTAATTTGCATAGATGCCTTTGACCGAAAACATACTTTTAGTTTTATCGATATAATCGATGCACGTTAATTTTCTCTTCATTATAATGAAATCGTAAAAAAAGCCATTCACCTCATAAAAAATGAAGTAAATGGCTTTCTTATTTTCTCGCAGCTTCACTTATTATTTCGCACTCACAATCTTATAATAAGAACGAACTGTTATGAAGTAATATCCAATATAAATGACACCGTATACTCCGATACTAATTAGAAGCGGAATCATAATTTCAAATGGTAGTATGTTCCCTAAACCTTTTAATGCAAACAAGCTGTGCAGGATTCCGATTACTAACGGGATCGCAAAGATAAAGCTTACTTGTTTTGCGATAGCTTTTTTCATTTCTTGTTTTGTGACCCCTATTTTGTGAAGTACAACATAACGCTCACGATCAGCATTTGCTTCTGTTAATTGTTTAAAGTAAATGATAGAACCTGTTGCTAGTAAGAATACAAGACCTAAGAACATTCCAATAAACATCATT
This genomic interval carries:
- a CDS encoding YolD-like family protein, with product MSSTNMSKPAPTTIMSKQSADMKESRKVSPYDDRERIEDTLLRSFISEKEILITCYKDGYFPTNYMTVIELNPLKRSLICIDAFDRKHTFSFIDIIDAR
- a CDS encoding helix-turn-helix domain-containing protein, which gives rise to MNNSIDIQHLCDLVHSTFHVPVQFLSTNKKIVYESTSHTIGSPFYSSKEEHLNEIYQENAPCNFPIFKGNKYLENFISIHITDHEHIKGTIIIGPTTYPKLSDEMAIKLMKYFNCNDKTQQGVDYYQFLPEIKKSTLIDISIWLHYVIFNEKLDRDIVWKKNKLLEDVSYKIVNPDLYISKRRRHDPQNYDISLERKFFSAIKEGNKEKVIQYAYSFPQEDAAISSKGDQLRNQKNNGIIAITLAVRYAIDGNLPSDIAFSLGTLYIQTIEKLDNMYSVNRLIEDALCTFAERVKEYSDQAYSNSITTCLNHIHKHIYDEITLNDLANLLHISPTYLSKLFKKEVGIPLIEYIQRERVEEAKKLLTLTTYPLSDICAWLNFNDQSYFTRVFKKITSMTPRQYRENHTVI